One genomic segment of Mangifera indica cultivar Alphonso chromosome 6, CATAS_Mindica_2.1, whole genome shotgun sequence includes these proteins:
- the LOC123219047 gene encoding U2 small nuclear ribonucleoprotein B''-like — MAHPPYDPYYMPSLHHHHHSPATPPHNHPYHHLHQHQDIGINTLFVSGLPDDVKPREIHNLFRRKPGFDSCQLKYTGRGNQVVAFATFFNHQSAIAAMHELNGVKFDPQNGSVLHIELARSNSRKKRKPGGGAYVVIDKRTRVAANAQETLSADGDSDTDEASPRDNTSSGNRDNSGNETSETTAVPDKATSINSEKTVEGVVQTCSTLFIANLGPNCTEDELKQALSLYPGFSLLKMRAKGGMPVAFADFEEIEQASKAMEELQGTMLPSSDRGGMHIEYARSKMRRF; from the exons ATGGCTCATCCGCCATACGATCCTTACTACATGCCTTCtcttcatcatcaccatcattcTCCGGCCACGCCGCCTCATAATCATCCTTATCATCACCTCCACCAACACCAAGATATCGGCATAAACACCCTCTTCGTCTCCGGCCTACCAGACGACGTCAAACCGCGCGAGATTCACAACCTTTTTCGCCGGAAACCTGGCTTCGACTCTTGCCAGCTAAAGTACACGGGGCGGGGCAACCAG GTTGTTGCATTTGCCACATTCTTCAATCATCAATCTGCCATTGCAGCTATGCACGAGTTGAAT GGTGTTAAATTTGATCCACAAAATGGATCAGTCCTGCATATTGAATTGGCTAGATCAAACTCAAGGAAGAAACGCAAACCAG GGGGTGGTGCTTATGTTGTTATTGATAAAAGAACTAGAGTAGCTGCTAATGCCCAAGAAACATTAAGTGCTGATG GCGATAGTGACACAGATGAAGCATCTCCAAGAGACAACACTAGTTCCGGCAACAGGGATAATTCGGGAAATGAAACCAG TGAGACAACAGCTGTTCCTGACAAAGCAACATCTATAAAT TCTGAAAAGACTGTTGAAGGCGTTGTTCAAACATGCTCAACTTTATTTATCGCAAATTTAGGTCCAAATTGCACCGAAGATGAGCTCAAGCAAGCTTTGTCTTT ATATCCAGGGTTCAGTTTGCTTAAAATGCGTGCCAAAGGTGGAATGCCAGTTGCATTTGCTGATTTTGAG GAAATTGAACAAGCTAGTAAAGCCATGGAGGAGCTTCAAGGCACCATGTTACCATCATCTGATCGAGGCGGCATGCACATAGA ATATGCAAGGTCCAAAATGCGGAGATTCTAG
- the LOC123219510 gene encoding PRA1 family protein F3-like, with translation MTTYGTIPTSSSASPSSNLDYISRAKERIKAGLGSRHPWRVMFDFHSLKLPSNFQEAFVRIKTNVSFFRMNYAIIVQLILFLSLLWHPISLIVFIIMMAAWLFLYFLRDEPLVVFGRMIDDRVVLIVLSVLTLVFLFLTDATVNILVSLLIGVVLVAVHAAFRRTDDLSLDEEAAGLMTATSARSSSS, from the coding sequence ATGACCACCTACGGCACCATTCCCACCTCCTCCTCCGCCAGCCCCTCCTCCAACCTTGACTACATCTCCCGCGCCAAAGAAAGAATCAAAGCCGGCCTAGGCTCCCGCCATCCTTGGAGAGTCATGTTCGATTTCCACTCCCTCAAGTTACCGTCCAACTTCCAAGAAGCTTTCGTCAGAATCAAAACTAATGTTTCGTTTTTTCGCATGAACTACGCCATCATCGTGCAGTTGATATTGTTTCTCAGTCTCTTGTGGCACCCTATCTCGTTGATTGTGTTCATAATCATGATGGCTGCGTGGTTGTTTCTTTACTTCCTGCGCGATGAGCCTTTGGTGGTTTTCGGCCGCATGATCGACGATCGTGTTGTCCTCATCGTCTTGTCGGTGCTGACTCTTGTCTTCTTGTTCTTGACGGACGCCACGGTCAATATCTTAGTGTCGCTGCTTATAGGGGTGGTACTTGTGGCGGTGCACGCGGCGTTCAGGAGGACGGATGATTTATCGTTGGATGAAGAAGCTGCAGGGTTGATGACGGCGACTTCAGCTAGATCTTCGTCTTCTTAA